The Vibrio astriarenae genome contains a region encoding:
- a CDS encoding ABC transporter substrate-binding protein, which yields MKMKPSLCAALVLTGLATHAHANECGEFTIADMNWNSASLMAHVDQFILNNGYGCEADLIPGDTVPTGTSMIEKGQPDVAPELWTNGIKEALDHGVEEKRLRYAGNSLTDGGEEGFWVPAYLVEQYPEMATIEGVIKHKALFEHPESDDQFAFYTCPAGWTCQITAGHLFDALGLEEHDFDKVDPGSGAALAGILAKNYEREKPWFGYYWSPTPVLGKYDMVMVDFGSDADVDEYRNCTTQPDCETPKVTMYPPSPVHTVTTEQFAVAEPSAFEYLSHRGYSNQLMSKMLAWMEDEQVDAEDAMYYFLETYPEVWKGWVSSDIAEKVESAI from the coding sequence ATGAAAATGAAGCCCTCTCTTTGCGCCGCTCTCGTGCTTACTGGACTTGCTACGCACGCTCATGCGAATGAATGCGGTGAGTTTACTATCGCTGATATGAACTGGAATTCAGCCAGCTTAATGGCGCATGTTGACCAGTTTATTCTCAATAATGGTTATGGCTGTGAAGCCGACTTGATCCCTGGTGATACTGTACCGACAGGCACTTCAATGATTGAAAAGGGACAGCCTGATGTCGCACCAGAACTATGGACCAATGGCATCAAAGAGGCGTTAGATCATGGGGTTGAGGAAAAACGTCTGCGTTATGCGGGGAACTCTCTAACCGATGGCGGCGAAGAAGGCTTTTGGGTACCCGCTTATCTTGTTGAGCAATACCCAGAAATGGCGACCATAGAGGGTGTGATTAAGCACAAGGCGCTATTTGAACATCCGGAGAGTGATGACCAGTTTGCTTTCTATACATGCCCAGCAGGATGGACATGTCAGATCACCGCAGGACACCTGTTTGATGCGCTTGGCTTAGAAGAGCATGACTTTGATAAGGTTGACCCTGGCTCAGGTGCGGCATTAGCGGGGATTTTGGCGAAAAACTATGAGCGTGAAAAGCCTTGGTTCGGCTACTACTGGTCACCTACACCTGTGCTAGGTAAGTACGATATGGTGATGGTTGATTTTGGCTCAGACGCAGATGTCGACGAATATCGAAACTGCACGACACAACCTGATTGTGAAACACCGAAAGTGACCATGTATCCACCATCTCCCGTTCATACTGTGACAACCGAGCAGTTTGCCGTCGCAGAGCCTAGTGCCTTCGAGTATTTGAGTCACCGTGGTTATTCAAACCAATTGATGAGCAAAATGCTGGCTTGGATGGAAGATGAACAAGTGGATGCTGAAGATGCGATGTACTATTTCCTAGAGACCTATCCAGAGGTGTGGAAAGGTTGGGTTTCATCAGACATCGCTGAAAAAGTGGAAAGTGCTATTTAA
- a CDS encoding SDR family oxidoreductase, producing the protein MKIAVTAASGQLGSAIVKATVNLLSKDDVIALARTPDKAQHLGVEVRLGDYNEPEIMEESLKGVDALLLVSGMDAPDKRIGQHRNVIEAARKAGVKKIVYTSVQGAEENTAFSPVIQSNRQTEQDVRESGLDWVIGRNGIYIEPDLEYIESYKKAGSIFNCAADGKCGYTTRDELGYAYAKMLSEDKHNGSTYNLNGEAITQTQLTEYMNLAFGTNLVFKSMSVEEYREDRIAELGDFIGTIIAGIYQGIREGKSDNPSDYEKAAGRPHISWQAFFTDLANHQ; encoded by the coding sequence ATGAAAATCGCCGTCACCGCAGCAAGCGGCCAGCTTGGAAGCGCTATCGTTAAAGCGACTGTTAATCTTCTATCCAAAGATGACGTCATTGCACTCGCCAGAACACCAGATAAAGCCCAGCATCTTGGTGTCGAAGTTCGCCTAGGTGACTATAACGAGCCCGAAATCATGGAGGAATCACTCAAAGGAGTTGATGCTCTTCTTTTGGTCTCCGGGATGGACGCCCCTGACAAGCGCATCGGTCAGCATCGCAACGTCATCGAAGCGGCAAGGAAAGCGGGAGTAAAGAAAATCGTCTACACCAGCGTTCAAGGCGCAGAAGAGAACACCGCCTTTTCACCGGTGATTCAGAGTAATCGCCAAACCGAGCAAGATGTCAGAGAGTCTGGACTAGATTGGGTGATTGGGCGCAACGGTATCTATATTGAGCCTGACCTCGAGTACATCGAAAGCTATAAAAAAGCTGGCAGCATCTTTAACTGTGCGGCCGATGGCAAATGTGGCTATACCACGCGCGACGAGCTTGGCTATGCGTATGCCAAAATGCTATCGGAAGACAAACACAACGGCTCGACCTATAACCTTAATGGCGAGGCAATCACTCAAACACAGCTGACCGAATACATGAACCTCGCGTTTGGTACCAACCTCGTGTTCAAATCGATGTCGGTTGAAGAGTACCGTGAAGACCGAATCGCTGAGCTTGGTGACTTCATAGGCACCATTATCGCCGGAATTTACCAAGGTATTCGAGAAGGTAAGTCTGATAACCCGAGTGACTATGAAAAAGCGGCCGGTAGACCTCATATCAGTTGGCAAGCATTTTTCACTGACCTCGCTAATCATCAGTAG